Proteins found in one Butyrivibrio proteoclasticus B316 genomic segment:
- a CDS encoding HD-GYP domain-containing protein, translating to MHDFSQACRVKKLATYNFNKYLITPDEFVEDFYPHDEIMKQVDELFTSQRDQMDFIIPLLHYEPIHTTLATHMYNVASVAFFIAEQMGYSEKQIKEITLAGALHDIGKKFISTDVLDKTSKLSPAEIYAIHTHPKLGEFFVKEHYPKMSDDVLQAILMHHEKLDGNGYYQVKNENITSYARLISVADIFCAITETRTYHAAHSFEEGLSILTNEQGIDTQYIAPIKDQINLSIAI from the coding sequence ATGCATGATTTTTCGCAGGCCTGCAGAGTTAAAAAGCTGGCCACGTACAACTTCAATAAGTACCTGATCACACCGGATGAATTCGTTGAGGACTTTTACCCTCATGATGAAATCATGAAACAGGTTGATGAGCTGTTTACATCACAGCGTGACCAAATGGATTTCATCATACCGCTACTGCACTATGAGCCAATACATACCACCCTGGCAACTCATATGTACAACGTAGCTTCTGTGGCGTTCTTTATAGCTGAGCAGATGGGATATTCTGAGAAGCAGATAAAGGAAATCACTTTGGCTGGAGCGCTTCATGATATCGGGAAAAAATTTATCAGCACAGATGTACTTGATAAGACTTCTAAATTAAGCCCAGCTGAGATTTATGCGATACATACTCATCCAAAGCTCGGAGAGTTCTTTGTTAAAGAGCATTATCCTAAAATGTCTGATGATGTTTTGCAGGCAATTCTGATGCATCATGAAAAATTGGATGGAAATGGTTATTATCAGGTTAAAAACGAGAACATAACCTCCTATGCGCGTCTGATAAGTGTTGCTGATATCTTTTGTGCGATCACAGAGACCAGGACATACCATGCAGCACATTCTTTTGAAGAAGGGCTTTCAATTCTCACAAATGAGCAAGGCATAGACACACAGTACATTGCTCCCATCAAGGATCAGATCAATTTATCAATTGCAATCTAA
- a CDS encoding autotransporter outer membrane beta-barrel domain-containing protein, producing the protein MNPFRKYRRALSAALTTLMMATISIDVVAADGIRSTGVFNGTDSAENTVIIDADDIRQNYAAILQIKKQLAGLSGKSLEWSDDMATYVVVTYKKDENGDIVTDEEGNPEPESIEPIGALGTADPTMVVENRSFSSLYAKTIYNGSSTKKAPGVQQNGTLVDVLHNGWTTNQLNGQYYYTLNDTLKTGGSTREKQSESQAPDETTADLSSRTNILALDDYNPTTTSASFGTQTETSEYSSNAGKLTETKSSLVLGANDSVTLPAGYYNKQVTISNGVINRTRNDKVTVSGLVGSKGEAAANGNITKTFADGDYDISALDNVNSYLYLGAKSAVTFPAGYYSKPITVENSVTDRSNTVLKVEANYDAASMSTSDKSKEGTAKKGQYSTATNGSNPSVNSNGKAVLGINETITLPAGYYENPLTVSNGVVNRGSVTKALNAGKSQTLAAGYYSGVTISANSLASQTAATSTAGDILSGKTAWVNGLLVTGNMPNHGAPSTVLTSRNKTVNFPAGYYDAFTVSTDYTSIPGTIEYHHHVHSLTSSTEEVINDSLAQNSVSGQYADNYQAANSGGCFTKLQYTGHQHTSSCQLRRGEIKIDWGESGSGDGWFRYVWKCSKCGEFMDCWTQSSGSDWTGKWHTCGGYDCGNSPKNINPVYVRTCDRENGELTKVEIIYD; encoded by the coding sequence ATCTGCGGCATTAACGACTCTAATGATGGCAACAATAAGCATCGATGTTGTTGCTGCAGATGGCATTAGATCAACCGGTGTATTTAATGGAACCGACAGTGCAGAAAATACTGTCATCATCGATGCAGATGATATCAGACAGAACTATGCAGCGATCCTTCAGATAAAGAAACAGCTTGCCGGTCTTTCCGGAAAGTCACTTGAGTGGTCTGATGATATGGCTACATATGTAGTCGTTACATATAAGAAAGATGAGAACGGTGATATAGTTACAGATGAGGAAGGTAACCCAGAGCCAGAGTCTATCGAACCTATAGGAGCACTAGGCACAGCTGATCCTACTATGGTAGTTGAAAACAGGTCATTCTCATCTCTGTATGCTAAGACAATCTATAATGGTTCTTCCACAAAGAAAGCTCCCGGGGTACAGCAGAACGGTACTCTTGTAGATGTGCTCCATAATGGATGGACCACTAATCAGCTTAATGGCCAATATTATTACACATTAAATGACACACTTAAGACTGGCGGCTCAACCAGAGAAAAACAGTCTGAATCTCAAGCTCCCGATGAGACAACAGCGGACCTTAGCAGCAGAACAAACATACTTGCACTTGATGATTATAACCCAACTACAACCAGCGCAAGTTTTGGAACACAGACAGAGACATCCGAGTATTCCTCTAATGCCGGAAAACTCACAGAGACAAAGTCATCGCTTGTTCTTGGCGCTAATGATTCCGTTACTTTACCTGCTGGATATTACAACAAACAGGTAACAATCTCTAACGGTGTCATTAACAGAACGCGTAATGACAAGGTTACTGTAAGTGGTCTTGTTGGTTCGAAGGGAGAGGCTGCTGCTAACGGGAACATAACAAAGACTTTTGCTGATGGAGATTATGATATCTCCGCACTTGATAATGTAAATTCATATCTATATCTTGGAGCTAAGTCTGCTGTTACATTCCCGGCTGGTTATTACTCAAAGCCGATCACAGTTGAGAATTCAGTAACAGATAGAAGTAACACTGTTCTTAAAGTTGAGGCTAATTATGATGCGGCATCAATGAGTACCTCTGATAAGTCAAAAGAGGGCACCGCTAAAAAAGGACAGTATTCAACAGCGACAAATGGCTCAAATCCAAGCGTTAACTCCAATGGCAAGGCTGTTCTTGGTATCAACGAAACAATTACTCTTCCTGCGGGTTATTACGAGAATCCTTTGACGGTGAGTAATGGCGTAGTAAATAGGGGAAGCGTCACAAAGGCGCTAAATGCAGGAAAATCCCAAACGCTTGCTGCAGGTTACTACTCTGGTGTTACAATCTCTGCTAACAGTCTTGCATCACAGACAGCGGCGACATCTACTGCCGGAGATATCCTTAGCGGTAAAACAGCTTGGGTAAATGGACTTTTGGTAACGGGAAACATGCCAAATCATGGCGCCCCTAGTACAGTTCTTACAAGCCGCAACAAAACAGTAAACTTTCCAGCCGGATATTACGATGCATTCACCGTATCAACAGATTATACTTCTATCCCTGGAACAATTGAGTATCATCATCATGTACATAGCCTTACATCATCTACAGAGGAAGTTATAAATGATAGTCTTGCTCAAAACTCTGTTTCCGGACAGTATGCAGATAATTATCAGGCAGCTAATTCGGGCGGTTGTTTTACTAAGCTACAATACACTGGCCATCAGCATACTTCTAGCTGTCAATTAAGAAGAGGAGAAATTAAAATAGATTGGGGCGAATCCGGCTCTGGCGATGGGTGGTTTCGTTATGTTTGGAAATGTTCTAAGTGCGGTGAGTTTATGGATTGTTGGACGCAGAGTTCAGGAAGTGACTGGACGGGCAAGTGGCATACTTGTGGGGGATATGACTGCGGTAATTCTCCGAAAAATATAAATCCTGTATATGTTCGTACTTGTGATAGAGAAAACGGCGAACTTACAAAAGTAGAGATTATATATGATTAA